Within the Emticicia oligotrophica DSM 17448 genome, the region CTCTCTTTGGTTGGTTGGTTATCTAATGCCATTACAGGTCCTGTTTTTTTACTTATAATTACTCTCAAACTTTTGATTGAATTTATTTTTTTAGCACTGATGCTGGGCTTTTTACGAAAAAAAGCACTAATTTGGTTAATCCCAATCGTACAAATCATTTATCCATTTTATGTTGTCTTCTTTGGACTAATTGCCCAAAAACAAAGCGACTATATATGGAAAGGCCGTCAACTCAAATAATCATTCATCAAACACCCTAAACTATGAAGTATCTCCTACCTCTACTCATTTTATCAATTACTACATTTGCCCAAGATAAAGCAGAAAAACGCTTACTCCGTAAAGCAGATAAAATTCATGCTCGGGCTTACACGGTCGATACACATGCCGATGCTCCTATTAATATGTTGGAGATGGAAGGTTTTGATGTTGGTCAAAAACATAATTATGCAGAAGATGGCACTCAAATAGATTTTCCTCGTATGAAAGAAGGCGGCATGGATGCCATGTTTTTTGCTGTTTATTTAGGGCAAGGCAAGCGAACTCCCGAAGCAAATGTCGAAGCAAAAGAAAAAGCCTTAAAGATATTTACAAAAATTCATGAGGCGGTAAAAAATAATGCCGATAAAGTGAGTTTAGTAACTACAGCCAAAGAAGGTTTTGCCGCCCATAAACAGGGAAAACTCGGAGTATTCATCGGCATGGAAAATGGCTGGCCTGTGGGCACAGATTTGAATAACCTCAAGATATATTATGATTTAGGTTTAAGATATATCACTTTGGCTCATTCGTTCAATAATGATTTAAGCGATTCTTCGGGCGACCCTAATGGTGCCGAACATGGCGGACTCAGTAAATTAGGAGAAGCTTGTGTAGCAGAAATGAACCGTTTGGGTATCATGGTGGATGTTTCTCACCTTTCTGATTCAGCTTTTTATGATGTCATGCGTGTAAGCAAAGTGCCAGTAATTGCTTCACACTCTTCGTGCCGAGCTTTGTGCGATGTCAAACGCAACATGACTGATGATATGATTAAACTCTTAGCCTCAAAAGGCGGAGTAATTCATATCAATTTTGTAGCAGATTTCTTAAAGAAACCTTCGGCCGAAGTAGCAGTCTCAATCAAAACAATTAGAATGCAAGTGCAAAAAGCAGATGCTACGCCTGAAGACAAAAAACGCCTCAATGCCGAACTCCGTCAGGTAAAGTATAAGTATCCAGAAGATATGCCGACTGTAAAAGATGTAGTTAACCATATCGACCATGTAGTAAAACTCGTAGGAGTTGACCACGTAGGCATAGGCATGGATATGGATGGAGGAAGCGATGTGATTGGCATAGAAGATGTGAGTAAAATAAAAAACGTAACAATCGAGCTTCTTCGAAGAGGCTATTCGGTTAAAGATATTAGAAAAATTTGGGGAGAAAATACGATGCGAGTATTAGCTGAATCCGAAAAATTCGCCAAGAAATAGTGCTATTTTACCTAAAAATCATTAAAATCTCACACAACTTCACTTCTTAGGTACTTTTTCAAATATTTTGACTTAAAGTAATACTATTTTATCTCCACTCAATAAAACTTGTCTATACATTCAAGAAAACGCCAAAGTTTTGTATATTTGCAAATCATATAACTATTTCGATAATTTATGTAATTAATTTTTTTCTGAATTAGATAAAAAATTAGAAATAGAAATATTTTGTAGTTTTCTATAAAATATTTAATATTGCATCAAATTGATACAATACGTAAAAATGGCTCTTAAATGATACCTATTAAGTTTATGAAGTCATTAACATCTTCATCAAAAGAATATAAAATTTTAAAGAAAAATTTGGAACAAGACAATAGACTCACTATAATTGTATCAAATACACTTAATGTGGATTTTTTTAGAGAAGTTTGACCTAATCAGAGATATATAATATATATAAGAGGAAAGACCTTAATCAATTTTTTTTCTAATTTTTAACTTAATCAAAACTATGAAACAAAACTACTTTGTTCCTATCAAAGGAGCTCTGTTTTGCGGGTTGCTATGGCTCATGTCCGTAGTTGCATTTGCTCAAAAATCCGTAAGTGGTAAAGTAAGTGATGCTAAGGGTGATGGTGTGCCAGGGGCAAGTATCACCGTAAAGGGCACAACAACGGGTACAATCAGTGATGCAACTGGTAACTTCAAAATCAATGTTCCAAATTCTGGGGGAACTTTAGTTTTCAGCTCAATTGGTTACAAAACTCAAGAAGTTAAATTAACTGGACAAGCATCAGTTAATGTAACATTAGAAGATGATGCTGCTGCTCTTGATGAAGTTGTTGTAACAGGTTACTCAATCGACAAAAGACGTGAGTCAACTGGTGCGATTTCAACTGTAAAATCTAAAGATTTAACAGCTGTACCATCAGGTAACGTTGAACAACAATTACAAGGTAGAGTATCTGGTCTTACAGTAGTAACGAACGGTCAACCTGGTACTGCCAGCCAAATCCGTGTTCGTGGTTTTGGTGCTTTCGGTGGTAACGAACCACTTTATGTTGTTGATGGTATGCCAGTATCTTCAACTGACTTCTTAAGCCCAGACGACATCGAGTCAACTACTGTATTGAAAGATGCTTCTACTGCTTCTATCTACGGTGCTCGTGCTGCGAATGGTGTGATTGTTTACACTACAAAGAAAGGTACAAAAGGTGCAAAGAAATTAAATGTTACTTATGATGGTAACTTTGGTATTACTGACCCAGGTAAAGGTCAAGCGATGATGAATCCAACTGATTTCGCTACTTGGACTTGGAATGCAAAAAGAAATTCAGGTGAGGCTTTCGGTCACCCACAATTCGGTTCAGGAGCAACTCCAGTTATTCCTGACTACCTAAGTGTAGGTGGAACTCCTGGTGTTATCGGATCAGTTGATTTAGCTGCTCAAAAATTGAAATACAACGTTGATCCAGCTGCTGGTGCAATTTACCAAGTTATTAAGGCTAATAAAGCTGGTACTGACTGGTATGGTGCTATCACTCGTCAAGCTCCATTACAAAGACACTCATTAGGCTTCAGTGGTGGTGGCGAAAACAGCCGTTTCTATGTAGGTTTCTCTCTACAAGATCAAAAAGGTATCTTGATTAGCAACGGAATGAAGCGTTATGCTTTCCGTATCAACTCTGAATTTAACGTATTGAAAAACTTACGTATCGGAGAAAACATCCAGATGACTTACTTACAAATCTTAGGTCAAACTGGTGCTGCAGGTGGTAATGGTATCGCTGCTGACGAAAACGACATCCTTCAAGCGTTCCGTATGCCATCAATCATTCCTATCTATGATGAATTCGGTGGATACGCTGGTACAGCTGCAAAAGGTTTCAACAACCCACGTAACCCAGTAGCTAACCAAAATGGTATTAAAAGAAATCGCAATTTTAATGGTTTAGCCAATGGTAACGTATATGTTGAATACGATCCAATTCCAGGTTTAACGCTACGTTCTTCAATTGCTGGTAACTACCGCAATAACTACGGATGGGGATATACTCGTTGGCAATATGAAAACTCAGAGAATAACTCGGCATTTGGTTATAACGAATTCAGTGGATATTCTTTTGGTTGGACATTTACAAACACGGCAAGCTACAAAAAAGCATTTGGCAAGCATAACATCGAGGTGTTAGCGGGTCAAGAAGCTTTAAACACTGGTGCTGGTAGAAACATGAATGCGAATGGTCTAAACCCATTCTCACAAGATGGTGACTATGTAACATTAACTACATTAGCCAACAGAAACCCACCCGCAAGTAACTTGTTTAAAGGAGTAAACTTCTACTCTTTATTTGGTAGAGCAATCTATACCTTAAACGACAAATATATCGTAACTGGTGTTATTCGTCGTGACGGTTCTTCAAGATTCGGTGTTAATAGCCGTTATGGTATCTTCCCAGCGGTATCTGCTGCATGGCGTGTATCATCTGAGTCTTTCATGAAAAACCTTCCATGGGTACAAGACTTGAAAGTACGTGGTGGTTATGGTACAATGGGTAACTCAAACAACGTTGACCCTAACAACCAATACAGTCTATATGCTGCAAACGTAGGTAACTCAGGATATGACATCAACGGTTCAAACTCAAGCATCGTAGATGGTTACTATCGTACACGTATCGGTAACCCAGATGCAAGATGGGAAACATCAGTTACTAAAAACATCGGTATCGATGGTTCATTCTTGAAAGGTAAATTAGACGTTATTTTTGACTTGTGGCAAAAAGATACAAAAGACTTATTGTACCAATTGCCAATTACAGCAACTGCTGGTTTCCAAGCTGCTGCTCCTTCAGTAAACGTTGGTCAGATGGTTAACAAAGGTATTGATATCCAAATCATCAACCGTGGTAAAATCACTTCTGACTTAGGTTATGATATCAACGTAACTGGTAGTTTCTTGAAAAATGAAATTACTAAGATTGCTGATGGTCAAACTTACTTAACAAACGTTAACCCTGGTTTCCGTGGTTTGACTCCAATTCGTAACCAATTGGGCTATGGCTTATCTTCATTCTATGGTTTCCAAGTATTAGGCTTGTTCCAATCTAAAGCTGAAGTTGATGCAGCTCCAGCTCAAGATGGTAAAGGTGTTGGCCGTTTCCGTTATGCTGACATCAATAACGATGGTAAAATCGATGCTAACGACCGTACTTATTTAGGAAGTCCAATCCCTAAATTCACTGGTGGTGTAAACTTCACATTGACATACAAAGGATTTGACTTATCTGCTTATTTGTACACATCAATTGGAAACAAAATCTTCAACGCATCTAAATGGTTTACAGATTTCTATCCTTCATTCTCAGGAGCTGCTATCTCTGAGCGTGTGAAAGAATCTTGGACTCCACAAAACACTGGTGCAAAAATTCCGATTTTCGAAACAGCATCTAACTTTAGTACAAATACTCAAGCTAACTCATTCTACGTAGAAAATGGTTCATACTTGAGATTACAAAACGTTGCGATTGGTTATAACTTCTCTAAAGCGTTATTGGATAAATTGAAATTGAGCAGAGTTCGTGTATTTGCTGCAACAAACAACTTGTTTACTATCACTAAATACGAAGGTTTAGATCCTCAAGTTGGTGGTAACGCAGATACTAACTTTGGTATCGACGTAGGTAACTACCCAATGACAAGAAGCTTTACTGCCGGTATTAACTTAGGATTCTAATTTAAACCAATTGGGAGGTCAAACTCAATAGTTTGACCTCCTTGAAAAGTAAGTTTTAACAAATTCAATTAAAAATGTCATTATCAAAATGAGAAAATATATTTTCAATAAATTAACTTTAGCAGCAGCTTGTCTTACATTGATTGGCTACTCATGTAAGGAAGATTTCCTTACAGTACTTCCGACTGGTGCGATTGCTAAAACCCAGTTGACAACTAAAAAAGGTTTAGAGGGTGCGTTAATTGCAGCTTACGGCCAAATGAGTGGATACGGTACTCGTATGGTGAACCCACAAAACTGGGTTTGGGGTAGTATCCGCGGTGGTGATGCAAACAAAGGAACTGACCCAGGTGACTTCTCTGACATCAACCCGATTCAAACGTTCCAGTATCTTTCTACACAAGGTGTAATCAACGATAACTATCGTGGTCTTTACGAAGGTGTAGCTCGTGCAAACAACGTATTGGGTTTATTGAAAGATGCTCAAGCTGACGTAAGTGCTGAAGACAAAACACGTATTTCAGCAGAAGCAAAATTCTTGAGAGCTCACTTCTACTTCCAATTGAAGAGAAACTTCAACAATACGCCTTATGTTGATGAAACTGTTGACGTAGGTAGTGGTATTGAGAAAATCAAAAATGATGTTGATTTGTGGCCAAAAATCGAAGCTGATTTCAAAGCAGCTTACGATAACCTTCCTGCAACACAAGGACAGGCTGGTCGTGCTAACAAATGGGCAGCTGCTTCTTACTTAGCAAAAACTTATATGTATCAAAAGAAATTTCCTGAAGCAAAATCTTTGTTTGATGCAATCATTGCTAATGGTGTAACTGCTAATGGTAAGAAATATGCTTTAGTTGCTAACTTTGGAGACTTATTCAAAGCAACTAACGATAATAGTTCTGAGTCAGTATTCGCATTACAAGCTGCTGCAAACACTGGTAGTGTAAACAACGCTAACGCTGATGGTGACTTGAACTGGCCTTATAACACAGGTCCTAACGGTCCTGGTAACTGCTGCGGTTTCTTCCAACCAAGCTTTGAGTTAGGTAACTCATACCGTACAAAAGATGGTTTACCATTATTAGACGGTTCATATAACGATGCTGCCAATGCATTGAAAACTGATATGGGTATTCAATCAAGCACAGCATTTACTCCAGATGCAGGTGAACTTGACCCTCGTCTTGACCACACTATCGGTCGTCGTGGTATCATGTTCTTAGACTGGCAAAAACACCCAGGATTTGACTGGATCCGTAACCAAGCTAACGGTGGACCATACTCTCCAAAGAAATATTCTTACTACAAATCTGACAAAGGTTCGTTGCAAGATAATAGCTCTTGGACTCCTGGTTACACAGCGTTAAACTATTATATCATTCGTTTCTCGGATGTATTATTGATGGCAGCTGAAGCTGAAATCGAAGTAGGTAGCTTAACAAAAGCACAAGAATACGTAAACATGGTTCGTAACCGTGCTTCAAACCCTTCGAGTTTCGTAACTCAAGATGGTGGCCCTGCTGCTAAATATGTAATCAAGCCTTACTCAGGAACTTGGACTGACAAAGCTGCTGCTCGTACTGCGGTTCGTTTCGAACGTAAATTGGAGTTAGCTATGGAAGGACACCGTTTCTACGACTTAGTACGTTGGGGTGAAGATGTTACCGCAATCAATGCTTACTTGAAGTACGAAAACAGATTCTTGCCAAATACATTGCCAAGCTCTGGATACCAAGCTAAGCACGCTTTATTGCCACTTCCACAAGCTCAAATCGACTTAGTTGGTTCTGACATTTTGAAGCAAAACCCTGGATATTAATTTTAAACAAACGTTTAAAATCAAATATTAAAATTAAGAAAACGTCATGCGAGAATACTTCTTGCATGACGTTTTTAGTTATCTTTGTTTCTAAAAGCCTCTTACATTCCCATGCAAAAATTTCCTTTTTATATTGTCATTATATTTAGCCTTTTTATCTTTTCATGTAAAGAAAAAACAGTATTTACTGAACTCAAATCAGGCGATACTGGCATTACTTTCTCTAACCGTATTGCTGAAAATGATACCCTCAATATCCTGACATTTGAGTATGTTTATAACGGTGGTGGAGTAGCCATGGGAGATTTTAATAATGATAATCTAACCGATATTTACTTCACTGGAAATACAACACCCAATAAACTATACTTAAATCGAACCCAAAAAGGGGAGAAACTAAAGTTTGAGGAAGTAACTGAGAAAGCAGGGGTAAATGGCCATAATAGGTGGTCATCAGGCGTAGCTTTAGTCGATATAAATAATGATAATTTATTAGACATCTATGTGTGTGCTACTGCTCGTAAAGCGGTTGGACAACGCACAAACTTGCTCTATGTAAACCAAGGAATTGGGAAAGATGGAATACCTACTTTCAAAGATTTAGCCCAAGAATACGGCATCGCCGATACTACTCACACAACAAATGCAGCATTTTTTGACTATGATAACGATGGAGACCTTGATTTATATTTAGTAGTAAACGAAATGGATGATACCCGTTTCCCGAATAAATATCAAGAAAAAGGAGAAATCACGAGTTCAAAACGCTCTGATAGGCTTTATAGAAACGACTTTGATAAAACTAAAAATCATGCCGTATTTACAGATGTATCTAAGGCAGCTGGCATTTTTGATGATGCTTATGGTTTAGGTATTAATATTACTGATATTAACCAAGACGGCTGGAAAGACATCTACATAACAAACGATTTTCTAACAAATGATTTGCTATACGTAAATAACCACGATGGTACATTTACTGAAAGAGCAAAAGAATACTTTAAACATACATCGTATTCAGCAATGGGTAATGATGTATCAGATATAAACAATGATGGTTTGGTTGATATAATTGCTGTTGATATGATGCCTGAAAGTAATTATCGTAAAAAGATGATGACTCCGGCTAATAGTTACGTAACTTATCAAAACAACGACCGCTTCGGTTATTTATATCAATTTCCACGCAATACCTTACAGCTCAATCAAGGTAAAAACCCAAGTACAGGTCACCCCATTTTTAGTGAAATTAGCTTTGTGGCTGGGGTTGCTCAAACTGACTGGAGTTGGACTCCAATGGTAACCGATTTTGATAATGATGGCTACCGAGATATAATTATTACCAATGGTTTTCCGAGAGATATAACTGATCAAGATTTCCTAGCTTATCGCAATGAAGTGAATGCTCTCATGGAAAAATCAATGTTATTAGAGTATGTACCTAAGGTAAAACTTAAAAACTACGCTTATAAGAATAAAGGGAAAGATGGTGCTTTCCAGTTCGATGATGTAACTGATAAATGGGGTATTACAGAGCCTACATCAGCCAATGGTGCTGCTTATGCCGATTTAGACAATGATGGTGACCTTGACTATGTAGTAAATAATATTAACGACTCAGCCTCGGTTTATTTGAATAATTCGATTCAGCTTAAGCCTCAAGAAAGTAATTATTTAAGAGTTAAATTTATAGGTAATAAAAAAAATGTAGCTGGTATCGGTGCAACAGTTGAAATAAAGTATGGAAATGGCGAAAAACAATTATACGAACATTCTCTCTATCGTGGATATTTATCAACCGTTGAACCCATTGCCCATTTTGGACTAGGAAAACATACAAAAGTTGCCCAATTAAAAGTAATTTGGGGAAATGGATATATTCAAACGCTTAATAATATCAATACTAATCAAGTCATTACACTTGAAGAAAAAAATGCAACTCCTCCACTTCCCGAAGTACAATTAGCTAAGGCAAACTTACTTTTCACAGATATTACAGACCAATTAAAAATTAATTATAAACACGAAGAGGAAGACTACATTGACTTCAATGTTCAGAAGTTAATTCCACATAAATTATCTCAATTCGGACCTTCACTTGCAGTTGGCGATGTAAATGGTGATGGAACTGAAGACGTATTTATTTCTGGTTCGTCTCACCACAAAGGTAGATTCTTATTACAGGATAAATCTGGAAGTTTTATTGTCAAAGACCTACTTGATGGCCTTGGAGATGCCGAAAAAACGGCTGAAGATATGGGTACACTTTTATTCGATGCCGATGGAGATAATGACTTAGACCTTTACATTGTAAGTGGAAGTTCGGAATTTCCTGCCAATGCCCCCGAACTCCAAGACCGCTTTTACAGAAATGATGGCAAAGGAAATTTCAAACTTGATGTGAATGCACTACCTAAATTTCTCAAGAGTGGTTCTTGCGTAAAAGCAGCTGACTACGACCATGATGGAGATTTAGACCTTTTCGTAGGCGGACGAGTTGAACCTTCGGCCTATCCAAAACCTGTATCAAGTTATATACTAAGAAATGATAAAGGAAATTTTAGTGAGGTAACGGATAAAGTTGCTCCGCAGCTAAAAAATATTGGTTTAATTTGCGATGTTACGTGGTCAGACTTTGATAATGACGGCTGGCAAGACTTAGTAATGGCAGGAGAATTTATGCCGATTACTTTCTTGAAAAATAATAAAGGTGTCTTCGGCTTCGCTCAAACGGCTAATACATCACTTGCTGATAAAATTGGTTGGTGGAATAGTATTACGTCTGGAGATTTTGACAATGACGGTGACATTGACTACATCGTTGGTAATATGGGAGTTAATACGCTCATGCATGCGTCGGCTGAGCACCCTTTTAGAATTTATGCCAATGATTTCAATAATGATGGTTTTTATGACGCTATTCCAACCGTATATTTCAAAGACTTAGAAGGCAAGCCACAGGAATTTCCATATAATACACGTGATGATTTAGCGAAGCAGTTTATCCAAACACGTCAACGTTTCCAAAACTATGCTAAGTTTTCACAAGCAACAATTAAAGAAATATTAAAACCAGAAGAACTACAAAAAGCCCTTGTTCTAAGTGCAAATTGGCTAAAAAGCAGTTATATTGAAAATAAAGGTGCTGGTAAATTTGAAATGAAAGAATTACCTCTTCAAGCTCAATTTGCACCTGTTTTTGGCATGACTACCCAAGATTTCGACCAAGACGGTAATCTTGATGTACTCTTGGCAGGAAATGATTATGGTATTGAACTAGGTACTGGCCGTAACGATGCCTTGAATGGATTGCTCTTAAAAGGAGATGGAAAAGGGAATTTCACCCCCATTTCAATCGAAAAAAGTGGCTATTGTGTAACAGGTGATGCTAAAGCCTTGGTAAAAGTGATGAGTCCAGCAGGACAACTTCGTACAATTACTTCACAAAATAAAAATTCACTTAAAGTATTCGACTATCATTTTCCAGTAAAAACAATTCCACTGCAGGCTAACGAAACTACTGCGTTGATTAAGCTTAAAAATGGACAAATACGTAGAGAAGAAATTGGTTTTGGCTCTTCGTTTTTATCTCAATCTGCTCACAATCTTATAATTAGTTCAGATATAAAAAGCGTTGAATTAATCAATACGAAAGGGAATAAGAGGATAATTAAATGATTGAATTGAAAAGTGATGCAACCTTCGTGTATCACTTTTCATTATCTTTTCAACCTCTTAAACTTCCACTTACTATGAAAACTATCATCAAATTTTTCGTTTTATTGCTCTTACCAACCTTACTTTTTTCTCAAAATGCAAGTTGGCAAGTCAGTGGAAAAATAATAGATAAAAGCAAGAAGGCTGTTCCATTTGCCAATGTATATATCAACAATACGACCATTGGCACTGTTACTGACCAAAATGGTAGTTTTTCATTGAGAATTCCTGCAAGATTTCAAAAAATCGACCTTGTTGTTTCATTTGTAGGTTACGAAACCTTAAAGAAAACCCTTTTACAATCAGAGAAAAAACTTCAAAATTTAGTTTTTACATTACAAAATGGCATTGAATTAAAAGAAGTACAGGTAGTAGCCAAACACGACAACGAGTGGCGAAGAAAATGGAAAATTTTTAATCGTGGACTTTTGGGTGAATCCGAATTCTTTAAAGATTGTAAAATCTTAAATCCAGAAGTAATTGTTTTAACTTACGATAAAAAGAAAAATGTGGTTGCCACCGCTCGTGAGCCTCTAATTATTCAGAACGATGCTTTTGGTCTAAAAATTAGATTTCAAATGGATAAGTTTGAATCGGATGGTGAAAAAACTTATTTCTCAGGACTTAAATATTTTGAGAAAATGACGCCTGCTTCGCCACAAGAACAAAAGCTTTGGGAAAGGCATAAAAAGAAATCTTACCGAGATTCATTCCGAAATTTCCTGGTGGCTTTAAAAGACAATAAAGTACAAGAA harbors:
- a CDS encoding dipeptidase, whose translation is MKYLLPLLILSITTFAQDKAEKRLLRKADKIHARAYTVDTHADAPINMLEMEGFDVGQKHNYAEDGTQIDFPRMKEGGMDAMFFAVYLGQGKRTPEANVEAKEKALKIFTKIHEAVKNNADKVSLVTTAKEGFAAHKQGKLGVFIGMENGWPVGTDLNNLKIYYDLGLRYITLAHSFNNDLSDSSGDPNGAEHGGLSKLGEACVAEMNRLGIMVDVSHLSDSAFYDVMRVSKVPVIASHSSCRALCDVKRNMTDDMIKLLASKGGVIHINFVADFLKKPSAEVAVSIKTIRMQVQKADATPEDKKRLNAELRQVKYKYPEDMPTVKDVVNHIDHVVKLVGVDHVGIGMDMDGGSDVIGIEDVSKIKNVTIELLRRGYSVKDIRKIWGENTMRVLAESEKFAKK
- a CDS encoding SusC/RagA family TonB-linked outer membrane protein, which translates into the protein MKQNYFVPIKGALFCGLLWLMSVVAFAQKSVSGKVSDAKGDGVPGASITVKGTTTGTISDATGNFKINVPNSGGTLVFSSIGYKTQEVKLTGQASVNVTLEDDAAALDEVVVTGYSIDKRRESTGAISTVKSKDLTAVPSGNVEQQLQGRVSGLTVVTNGQPGTASQIRVRGFGAFGGNEPLYVVDGMPVSSTDFLSPDDIESTTVLKDASTASIYGARAANGVIVYTTKKGTKGAKKLNVTYDGNFGITDPGKGQAMMNPTDFATWTWNAKRNSGEAFGHPQFGSGATPVIPDYLSVGGTPGVIGSVDLAAQKLKYNVDPAAGAIYQVIKANKAGTDWYGAITRQAPLQRHSLGFSGGGENSRFYVGFSLQDQKGILISNGMKRYAFRINSEFNVLKNLRIGENIQMTYLQILGQTGAAGGNGIAADENDILQAFRMPSIIPIYDEFGGYAGTAAKGFNNPRNPVANQNGIKRNRNFNGLANGNVYVEYDPIPGLTLRSSIAGNYRNNYGWGYTRWQYENSENNSAFGYNEFSGYSFGWTFTNTASYKKAFGKHNIEVLAGQEALNTGAGRNMNANGLNPFSQDGDYVTLTTLANRNPPASNLFKGVNFYSLFGRAIYTLNDKYIVTGVIRRDGSSRFGVNSRYGIFPAVSAAWRVSSESFMKNLPWVQDLKVRGGYGTMGNSNNVDPNNQYSLYAANVGNSGYDINGSNSSIVDGYYRTRIGNPDARWETSVTKNIGIDGSFLKGKLDVIFDLWQKDTKDLLYQLPITATAGFQAAAPSVNVGQMVNKGIDIQIINRGKITSDLGYDINVTGSFLKNEITKIADGQTYLTNVNPGFRGLTPIRNQLGYGLSSFYGFQVLGLFQSKAEVDAAPAQDGKGVGRFRYADINNDGKIDANDRTYLGSPIPKFTGGVNFTLTYKGFDLSAYLYTSIGNKIFNASKWFTDFYPSFSGAAISERVKESWTPQNTGAKIPIFETASNFSTNTQANSFYVENGSYLRLQNVAIGYNFSKALLDKLKLSRVRVFAATNNLFTITKYEGLDPQVGGNADTNFGIDVGNYPMTRSFTAGINLGF
- a CDS encoding RagB/SusD family nutrient uptake outer membrane protein; translated protein: MRKYIFNKLTLAAACLTLIGYSCKEDFLTVLPTGAIAKTQLTTKKGLEGALIAAYGQMSGYGTRMVNPQNWVWGSIRGGDANKGTDPGDFSDINPIQTFQYLSTQGVINDNYRGLYEGVARANNVLGLLKDAQADVSAEDKTRISAEAKFLRAHFYFQLKRNFNNTPYVDETVDVGSGIEKIKNDVDLWPKIEADFKAAYDNLPATQGQAGRANKWAAASYLAKTYMYQKKFPEAKSLFDAIIANGVTANGKKYALVANFGDLFKATNDNSSESVFALQAAANTGSVNNANADGDLNWPYNTGPNGPGNCCGFFQPSFELGNSYRTKDGLPLLDGSYNDAANALKTDMGIQSSTAFTPDAGELDPRLDHTIGRRGIMFLDWQKHPGFDWIRNQANGGPYSPKKYSYYKSDKGSLQDNSSWTPGYTALNYYIIRFSDVLLMAAEAEIEVGSLTKAQEYVNMVRNRASNPSSFVTQDGGPAAKYVIKPYSGTWTDKAAARTAVRFERKLELAMEGHRFYDLVRWGEDVTAINAYLKYENRFLPNTLPSSGYQAKHALLPLPQAQIDLVGSDILKQNPGY
- a CDS encoding VCBS repeat-containing protein, producing MQKFPFYIVIIFSLFIFSCKEKTVFTELKSGDTGITFSNRIAENDTLNILTFEYVYNGGGVAMGDFNNDNLTDIYFTGNTTPNKLYLNRTQKGEKLKFEEVTEKAGVNGHNRWSSGVALVDINNDNLLDIYVCATARKAVGQRTNLLYVNQGIGKDGIPTFKDLAQEYGIADTTHTTNAAFFDYDNDGDLDLYLVVNEMDDTRFPNKYQEKGEITSSKRSDRLYRNDFDKTKNHAVFTDVSKAAGIFDDAYGLGINITDINQDGWKDIYITNDFLTNDLLYVNNHDGTFTERAKEYFKHTSYSAMGNDVSDINNDGLVDIIAVDMMPESNYRKKMMTPANSYVTYQNNDRFGYLYQFPRNTLQLNQGKNPSTGHPIFSEISFVAGVAQTDWSWTPMVTDFDNDGYRDIIITNGFPRDITDQDFLAYRNEVNALMEKSMLLEYVPKVKLKNYAYKNKGKDGAFQFDDVTDKWGITEPTSANGAAYADLDNDGDLDYVVNNINDSASVYLNNSIQLKPQESNYLRVKFIGNKKNVAGIGATVEIKYGNGEKQLYEHSLYRGYLSTVEPIAHFGLGKHTKVAQLKVIWGNGYIQTLNNINTNQVITLEEKNATPPLPEVQLAKANLLFTDITDQLKINYKHEEEDYIDFNVQKLIPHKLSQFGPSLAVGDVNGDGTEDVFISGSSHHKGRFLLQDKSGSFIVKDLLDGLGDAEKTAEDMGTLLFDADGDNDLDLYIVSGSSEFPANAPELQDRFYRNDGKGNFKLDVNALPKFLKSGSCVKAADYDHDGDLDLFVGGRVEPSAYPKPVSSYILRNDKGNFSEVTDKVAPQLKNIGLICDVTWSDFDNDGWQDLVMAGEFMPITFLKNNKGVFGFAQTANTSLADKIGWWNSITSGDFDNDGDIDYIVGNMGVNTLMHASAEHPFRIYANDFNNDGFYDAIPTVYFKDLEGKPQEFPYNTRDDLAKQFIQTRQRFQNYAKFSQATIKEILKPEELQKALVLSANWLKSSYIENKGAGKFEMKELPLQAQFAPVFGMTTQDFDQDGNLDVLLAGNDYGIELGTGRNDALNGLLLKGDGKGNFTPISIEKSGYCVTGDAKALVKVMSPAGQLRTITSQNKNSLKVFDYHFPVKTIPLQANETTALIKLKNGQIRREEIGFGSSFLSQSAHNLIISSDIKSVELINTKGNKRIIK